Proteins encoded together in one Papaver somniferum cultivar HN1 unplaced genomic scaffold, ASM357369v1 unplaced-scaffold_21, whole genome shotgun sequence window:
- the LOC113340345 gene encoding 3-oxoacyl-[acyl-carrier-protein] synthase I, chloroplastic-like produces MAAITSSSCSTGTHLFGNKNLLRNELGSSGVHSNGLIRPFEKIGSVRAKSVLKSRQVRAMASRIPSAPKRESDPKKRIVITGMGLVSVFGNDVDTFYNRLLEGESGISLIDRFDASPFSVRFAGQIRDFSSEGYIDGKNDRRLDDCWRYCLVAGKRALEDANLGTETLESMDRSKIGVLVGTGMGGLTAFSSGVESLLQKGYKKITPFFIPYSITNMGSALLAIDTGLMGPNYSISTACATANYCFYAAANHIRRGEADIMVVGGTEAAIIPIGVGGFIACRALSQRNGEPQKASRPWDRDRDGFVMGEGSGVLVMESLESATKRGANIIAEYLGGAVTCDAHHMTDPRSDGLGVSSCIKKSLKDAGVSPEEVNYINAHATSTLAGDLAEVNAIKKVFKNTSEIKMNGTKSMIGHGLGAAGGLEAIATIKAITTGWLHPTINQDNLESDVTIDTVPNVKKQHEVHVGISNSFGFGGHNSVVVFAPFKP; encoded by the exons ATGGCAGCCATTACTAGTAGTTCTTGTTCTACTGGTACTCATCTCTTCGGAAACAAAAATTTACTCAGAAATGAATTAGGATCATCTGGGGTTCATTCTAATGGTCTTATTAGACCTTTTGAAAAGATTGGTTCTGTGCGGGCAAAATCAG TTTTGAAGAGTAGGCAAGTCAGAgctatggcttcacgaatcccatcAGCTCCGAAACGAGAGAGCGATCCGAAGAAAAGAATTGTTATTACAGGAATGGGACTTGTTTCGGTATTTGGGAATGATGTTGATACCTTCTATAATAGACTACTTGAAGGAGAGAGCGGGATAAGTCTTATTGATAGGTTTGATGCTTCACCTTTCTCTGTTAGATTTGCTGGTCAGATTCGTGACTTTTCGTCCGAAGGTTATATTGACGGAAAGAATGACCGCCGTCTGGATGATTGCTGGAGGTATTGCTTAGTTGCTGGAAAAAGAGCTCTTGAAGATGCCAACCTTGGAACCGAAACTCTCGAATCC ATGGACCGGTCGAAAATTGGAGTTCTGGTAGGGACAGGGATGGGAGGATTAACTGCATTCAGCAGTGGAGTTGAATCTCTTCTCCAGAAAGGATACAAGAAGATTACTCCGTTCTTCATTCCGTACTCCATCACGAACATGGGATCAGCATTACTTGCCATTGATACGGGTCTAATGGGTCCAAACTACTCCATATCTACTGCTTGTGCTACTGCAAATTACTGCTTTTATGCTGCGGCAAATCATATCAGAAGAGGTGAAGCTGATATCATGGTAGTTGGTGGGACTGAGGCTGCTATCATTCCAATTGGTGTTGGTGGGTTCATAGCTTGCAGAGCTTTGTCTCAGAGAAACGGTGAACCCCAAAAAGCTTCGAGGCCTTGGGATAGAGATCGCGATGGGTTTGTTATGGGCGAAGGCTCTGGCGTGCTG GTTATGGAGAGCTTAGAGAGTGCAACAAAAAGAGGAGCGAACATAATAGCGGAGTATTTGGGAGGCGCGGTTACCTGTGATGCTCATCATATGACGGATCCTCGTTCAGACGGTCTTGGAGTTTCTTCTTGCATAAAAAAGAGCTTGAAAGATGCTGGAGTTTCTCCAGAAGAG GTGAACTATATCAATGCTCATGCAACATCGACACTTGCGGGAGACTTAGCTGAGGTTAATGCCATCAAGAAGGTCTTTAAGAACACATCCGAGATCAAGATGAACGGAACTAAG TCGATGATAGGACATGGGCTCGGTGCAGCTGGTGGATTAGAAGCCATAGCTACAATCAAAGCTATCACAACTGGATGGTTACATCCAACCATTAACCAAGAT AATTTGGAGTCTGACGTTACAATTGACACCGTCCCAAATGTGAAGAAACAGCATGAAGTTCATGTTG GTATCTCTAATTCATTTGGGTTTGGCGGCCACAATTCAGTAGTCGTCTTTGCTCCTTTCAAGCCCTAA
- the LOC113340272 gene encoding exportin-2-like — translation MEWNAETLKILSECFLHTLSPNHEPRRQAESYLSEASDKPNFGLAVLRLVAETNIDDQIRISAAVNFKNHLKSRWISVETNKNHRGNNNPDAPVLSPIDDTEKEQIKQLILPLMLSASPRIQSQLSEALVVIGKHDFPKAWPALLPQIVTSLRQGMENNDYVTVNGILGTANSIFKKFRYQYKTNDLLLDLKYCLDGLAAPLLEVFMRTANVIDSMVGGGAVTAANLKPLMESQRLCCRIFFSLNFMEIPEFFEDHMKEWMGEFKKYLTSTYPALEGGGGDGLALVDDLRAAVCENISLYLERYEEEFAGYLKDFALAVWTLLVGVSSATGRDRLTITAIKFLTTISTSVHHNLFAGADVLQQICQSIVIPNARLREEDEELFEFNYVEFVRRDIEGSDVDTRRRIACELLKGIATNYKTEVQSIVVEQIKNMLAVFNANPAENWRDKDCAIYLVVSLATRKAGGTSASTDLVDVGEFFGSVIIPEIQSQSGSAMLKAGALKFFTVFRNEIPKQTAVGLMGDVVRFLASESNVVHSYAANCVEKLLLIKDGGQRRFNSTDINPFLPILMTNLFNALKFPESEENSYVMKCIMRVLGVADFSQEVAGHCITGLTHLLSEVCKNPKNPVYNHYLFEAVAGLVGRVCEKDPSLIPTFEASIFPILQYILGQNVTEFWPYAFQLLAQLVNLNKPPLPASYMSIFELLLATETWKGHANTPALVQLLQAYLKKAPDELSQGGRLGQVLGIFQKLVDIPSTEELGFYVLNTIIENLRYDVIAPFVTHIWTALFTKLMQSPKVKFIKCMVIYMSLFLVKYGPPALTDSINAIQNDGKLLGSIIEQFWIPHLKSIIGTIELKLTAVASTRLICESTVLLDPAAAATWGKMLNSIVTLLSRPEEERVDEDPEVPEIGENVGYSASFVRLHNAGKKDEDPVSDIRDPKEFLVRSLARLSAMSPGRYPTIIQQSLDPANQTALLQLCSTYNCTIV, via the coding sequence ATGGAGTGGAatgcagaaaccctaaaaatcttaTCAGAATGTTTCTTACACACACTATCACCAAATCATGAACCTCGTAGACAAGCTGAATCATACTTATCAGAAGCATCTGATAAACCTAATTTCGGTCTCGCCGTTCTTCGTTTAGTTGCTGAGACGAACATCGATGATCAGATccgtatttctgctgctgttaatttcaaaaatcatcttaAATCGAGATGGATTTCGGTAGAAACGAACAAGAATCACCGTGGTAATAACAATCCTGATGCTCCTGTTTTGTCTCCAATTGATGATACTGAGAAGGAACAGATTAAACAGTTGATTTTGCCATTGATGTTGTCTGCTTCGCCGAGGATACAGAGTCAGTTGAGTGAAGCGTTGGTTGTGATTGGGAAACATGATTTTCCTAAAGCTTGGCCTGCGTTGTTACCTCAGATTGTTACGAGTTTGAGACAAGGTATGGAGAATAATGATTATGTTACTGTTAATGGGATTTTAGGTACTGCGAATTCGATTTTTAAGAAGTTTAGGTATCAGTATAAGACGAATGATTTGTTGCTTGATTTGAAATATTGTCTTGATGGTTTGGCTGCGCCGTTGCTTGAGGTTTTTATGAGGACTGCCAATGTGATTGATAGtatggttggtggtggtgctgtTACCGCTGCCAATCTGAAACCACTTATGGAGAGTCAGAGGCTTTGTTGTAGGATTTTCTTTAGTTTGAATTTTATGGAAATACCTGAGTTTTTTGAAGATCATATGAAGGAGTGGATGGGGGAGTTTAAGAAGTATTTGACTAGTACTTATCCTGCTctggaaggtggtggtggtgatggtttgGCACTTGTGGATGATCTTAGAGCTGCAGTATGTGAGAATATTAGTTTATATTTGGAGAGGTATGAGGAGGAGTTTGCAGGTTACTTGAAGGATTTTGCACTTGCAGTTTGGACACTTTTGGTTGGGGTTTCATCGGCGACAGGTCGTGACAGGTTAACTATTACCGCGATTAAGTTTTTGACTACAATCAGTACGAGTGTACACCACAACTTGTTTGCCGGAGCTGATGTATTGCAGCAGATTTGTCAGTCTATTGTGATTCCGAATGCAAGATTAAGGGAAGAGGATGAGGAGTTGTTTGAGTTCAATTACGTGGAGTTTGTTCGGAGGGATATTGAGGGGAGTGATGTTGACACTAGGAGGAGGATAGCATGTGAGTTACTCAAAGGAATTGCCACCAACTATAAAACAGAAGTTCAATCCATTGTTGTGGAACAAATTAAAAATATGTTGGCTGTTTTTAATGCAAATCCAGCTGAGAATTGGCGGGATAAGGATTGTGCTATTTACTTGGTTGTTTCCCTTGCAACAAGAAAGGCTGGAGGAACTTCTGCCTCAACTGATCTTGTCGATGTCGGTGAATTTTTTGGATCAGTTATTATCCCAGAGATTCAAAGCCAGTCCGGTTCTGCCATGTTGAAAGCTGGTGCTTTGAAGTTCTTTACAGTTTTCAGGAATGAGATACCGAAGCAGACTGCTGTTGGATTGATGGGTGATGTTGTTCGGTTCCTCGCATCAGAGTCAAATGTCGTTCACTCTTACGCTGCAAATTGTGTTGAAAAGCTCTTGTTAATCAAGGATGGAGGGCAGAGGAGGTTTAATTCCACTGACATCAACCCCTTCCTTCCGATTCTCATGACTAACCTTTTCAATGCCCTTAAGTTTCCCGAATCAGAAGAGAATTCTTATGTAATGAAGTGTATAATGCGGGTTCTCGGAGTTGCTGATTTTTCTCAAGAAGTTGCTGGACATTGTATTACTGGTTTGACACATCTTCTCAGCGAGGTTTGCAAAAATCCGAAGAACCCTGTCTACAATCACTATCTGTTTGAGGCAGTAGCGGGTTTGGTTGGGCGGGTGTGTGAGAAGGATCCTTCTTTGATACCAACCTTTGAagctagcatatttccaatactCCAATATATTTTGGGCCAGAATGTCACTGAATTTTGGCCTTATGCTTTCCAGCTATTAGCACAGCTCGTCAATCTGAATAAACCACCTCTTCCAGCTAGTTATATGTCGATCTTTGAGCTTCTCCTTGCAACCGAGACATGGAAGGGACACGCTAACACACCTGCTCTTGTTCAGCTTCTTCAGGCCTATCTGAAGAAGGCTCCTGATGAACTGAGCCAAGGGGGTAGGCTTGGCCAAGTGCTCGGGATATTTCAAAAGCTCGTCGACATACCAAGCACAGAAGAGCTAGGGTTTTATGTGCTGAACACCATTATAGAGAACCTCAGGTATGATGTGATCGCACCTTTTGTTACTCACATCTGGACTGCGCTCTTTACAAAGCTCATGCAGAGTCCCAAGGTTAAATTCATCAAGTGTATGGTGATATATATGTCACTATTTTTGGTCAAGTATGGACCTCCAGCACTCACTGATTCAATCAACGCCATTCAGAACGATGGAAAATTACTTGGTAGTATAATCGAGCAGTTTTGGATACCTCATCTGAAATCCATAATTGGGACAATTGAGTTGAAGTTAACTGCTGTTGCTTCGACCAGATTAATATGTGAATCTACAGTCCTCTTGGATCCTGCAGCTGCTGCTACTTGGGGGAAAATGTTGAACAGCATTGTTACCCTTCTCTCTCGaccagaagaagaaagggttgATGAAGACCCAGAAGTGCCAGAAATTGGGGAGAATGTGGGTTACAGTGCTAGCTTTGTGCGTCTCCACAATGCTGGAAAGAAAGATGAAGATCCTGTTAGTGATATAAGGGACCCGAAGGAGTTCTTGGTAAGGTCTTTGGCAAGGCTCTCAGCTATGAGTCCTGGAAGGTATCCGACAATTATTCAACAGTCTTTGGATCCAGCCAATCAAACAGCATTGCTCCAGCTCTGCAGCACATACAATTGCACCATAGTCTGA